The Pseudomonas iranensis genome includes a window with the following:
- a CDS encoding putative nucleotidyltransferase substrate binding domain-containing protein: MSKADAFTQAGKTAVLQNIQGTLQFLQRFPPFNQMEHAHLAYLVEQCQLRFFAQGESIIKPADGPVEHFHIVKQGRVVGERQHITKPGTETTFEITTGECFPLAALLGERATRTEHLAGEDTFCLQLNKLAFIKLFALSSAFRDFALRGVSSLLDQVNQQVQQKAVETLGTQYSLNTRLGELAMRHPVTCSAETPLREAVKLMHEQQVGSIVAVDEHKAPLGIFTLRDLRHVVAEGVGDFSDAIEQHMTRSPFYLSPDHSAFDAAIAMTERHIAHVCLVKDQRLCGVVSERDLFSLQRVDLVHLARTIRSAQRVEQLVTLRGEIGQLVERMLAHGASSTQITHIITLLNDHTVCRVIELTLAEKGDPGVPFSWLCFGSEGRREQTLHTDQDNGILFDARDAAHAAEIRGKLLPIAQQINQSLAQCGFTLCKGNIMAGNPELCLSRAEWARRFAAFIREATPENLLGSSIYFDLRVVWGDEQGCEQLRRGILDQVGDNRLFQRMLAENALRNRPPVGRFREFVLARKNGEKATLDLKIQGLTPFVDGARLLALANGIDANNTLERFRQLVDKEVIEPLDGAAYEEAYHFIQQTRMQQHQLQTRENQPYSNRVDPDSLNHLDRRILRESLRQAQRLQSSLTLRYQL, from the coding sequence ATGAGCAAAGCGGACGCCTTCACCCAGGCAGGGAAAACCGCGGTGTTGCAGAACATTCAGGGCACCCTGCAATTCCTCCAGCGCTTCCCGCCCTTCAATCAGATGGAACATGCCCACCTCGCCTATCTGGTGGAGCAATGTCAGCTGCGTTTTTTTGCCCAGGGCGAAAGCATCATCAAACCGGCCGACGGCCCGGTGGAACACTTTCATATCGTCAAACAGGGGCGAGTGGTCGGCGAACGCCAGCACATCACCAAGCCCGGCACCGAGACCACCTTCGAAATCACCACCGGCGAATGCTTTCCGCTGGCCGCGCTGCTCGGTGAACGCGCCACACGCACCGAGCACCTGGCGGGCGAAGACACCTTCTGCCTGCAACTGAACAAACTGGCGTTCATCAAACTGTTCGCCCTTTCCAGCGCCTTCCGCGATTTCGCTTTGCGCGGGGTCAGCAGCCTGCTCGATCAGGTCAACCAGCAAGTCCAGCAAAAAGCCGTTGAGACCCTCGGCACCCAATACTCGCTGAACACCCGTCTCGGTGAACTTGCGATGCGTCATCCGGTGACTTGCAGCGCCGAGACGCCGCTACGTGAAGCGGTGAAGCTGATGCACGAGCAACAGGTCGGCAGCATCGTCGCGGTGGATGAGCACAAGGCGCCGCTGGGGATTTTCACCCTGCGCGATTTGCGCCATGTGGTCGCCGAAGGTGTCGGTGATTTCAGCGACGCCATCGAACAGCACATGACTCGATCACCGTTTTATCTGTCGCCGGATCACAGTGCCTTCGATGCGGCGATCGCCATGACCGAGCGGCACATTGCTCACGTCTGTCTGGTCAAGGATCAGCGCTTGTGCGGCGTGGTGTCCGAGCGTGATCTGTTCTCCCTGCAACGGGTCGATCTGGTGCACCTCGCCCGGACCATCCGCAGCGCGCAACGGGTCGAACAACTGGTGACCTTGCGCGGCGAGATCGGCCAACTGGTCGAACGCATGCTCGCCCACGGCGCGTCGTCGACGCAGATCACTCACATCATCACCCTGCTTAACGATCACACGGTGTGTCGGGTGATCGAACTGACCCTCGCCGAAAAGGGCGACCCGGGTGTGCCGTTCAGCTGGCTGTGTTTCGGCAGCGAAGGCCGACGCGAGCAGACGCTGCACACCGATCAAGACAACGGCATCCTGTTCGATGCCCGCGATGCCGCGCACGCGGCGGAGATACGCGGCAAGCTGCTGCCGATTGCCCAGCAGATCAACCAGAGCCTGGCGCAGTGCGGCTTTACCCTGTGCAAGGGCAACATCATGGCCGGCAATCCCGAGCTGTGTCTGTCGCGGGCCGAATGGGCACGGCGCTTTGCCGCATTCATCCGCGAAGCCACGCCGGAGAACCTGCTGGGTTCGAGCATCTATTTCGACCTGCGCGTGGTCTGGGGCGATGAGCAAGGCTGCGAGCAATTGCGCCGGGGCATCCTCGATCAGGTCGGTGACAATCGTCTGTTCCAGCGCATGCTGGCCGAAAATGCCCTGCGCAATCGCCCTCCCGTTGGGCGCTTCCGTGAATTCGTGCTGGCCCGCAAGAACGGCGAGAAGGCCACGCTGGATCTGAAGATCCAGGGCCTGACGCCGTTCGTGGACGGCGCCCGTCTATTGGCGCTGGCCAACGGCATCGACGCCAACAACACCCTCGAACGCTTTCGCCAATTGGTCGATAAAGAGGTCATCGAGCCGCTCGACGGCGCGGCGTATGAAGAGGCCTATCACTTCATTCAACAAACGCGGATGCAGCAGCATCAGTTGCAGACCCGGGAGAACCAGCCGTACTCCAACCGCGTCGATCCCGACAGCCTCAATCATCTCGACCGGCGCATCCTGCGCGAATCCCTGCGCCAGGCGCAGCGCCTGCAAAGCAGCCTGACCTTGCGGTATCAGCTATGA
- a CDS encoding 3'-5' exonuclease, translated as MSLFSWLRPASPVVSADLQQRLAKLPALAELSECSLREQRWVVLDLETTGLNMSKDRVLSIGAVVIEDGAIDFRQQFERTLQCRELKLSPSVLIHGLGPNAIAAGSDPAEALLELLEFIGDSPVLAFHAPFDQHMLGRAVKEHLGHKLQHVFLDVADIAPFLCPQAQIREAGLDEWIEWFRLEVFERHNASADALATAELALILFSRARAQQIYSPLQLQQRLSQWKRRQQAPSF; from the coding sequence ATGAGCCTGTTCTCCTGGCTGCGCCCGGCCAGCCCCGTGGTGTCGGCGGATTTGCAGCAGCGGCTGGCGAAGCTGCCGGCGCTTGCCGAGCTGAGCGAATGCAGCCTGCGCGAGCAGCGCTGGGTGGTGCTGGACCTGGAAACCACCGGCCTGAATATGAGCAAGGATCGGGTTCTGTCGATCGGCGCGGTGGTGATCGAGGACGGCGCGATCGATTTCCGTCAGCAGTTCGAACGCACCTTGCAATGCCGCGAATTGAAGCTCAGCCCCAGCGTGCTGATTCATGGCTTGGGGCCGAATGCGATTGCCGCAGGCAGCGACCCGGCGGAAGCGTTGCTGGAGTTGCTGGAGTTCATCGGCGACAGCCCGGTGCTGGCGTTTCATGCGCCGTTCGATCAGCACATGCTCGGGCGCGCAGTGAAAGAACACTTGGGGCATAAGCTGCAGCATGTGTTTCTGGATGTGGCGGACATCGCGCCGTTTCTGTGTCCGCAGGCGCAGATCCGCGAGGCGGGGCTGGATGAGTGGATCGAGTGGTTCCGGCTCGAAGTGTTCGAGCGGCATAACGCGAGTGCCGATGCGCTGGCCACGGCGGAGTTGGCGTTGATTCTGTTCAGCCGCGCGCGGGCGCAGCAGATTTACAGTCCGTTGCAGCTGCAGCAGCGGTTGAGTCAGTGGAAGCGCAGGCAGCAGGCGCCGTCCTTTTAG